One genomic segment of Helianthus annuus cultivar XRQ/B chromosome 14, HanXRQr2.0-SUNRISE, whole genome shotgun sequence includes these proteins:
- the LOC110908759 gene encoding uncharacterized protein LOC110908759, protein MSSSSIGRVRLATLSEEPIDEDGEYKHHSIWYTSSKKAQTWLKTYFSLPHKHKPNNYLNVLLSVLGCPLFPVSQLPPQSSFSQVSSSSQYIIQHFIAATGCRKLEGTVRNMYVTGKVTMAMVDELSSNGSTTISNIRVSQKGCFVMWQMVPNKWLIELVVGGHKVVAGSDGNVAWRHTPWLGSHAAKGGVRPLRRALQGLDPMAVASVFSEAQYMGEKRIGDVDCFVLKLSADDADLADRSDSTAEMIKHVMFGYFSQKNGLLVNLEDSYLTRVQVPGSFPMYWETYMATKIEDYRIVEGVMIAHSGQSDVIITRFGDNLRAGPVITRMEEKWTIDDLAFNVPGLSMDCFIPPEELHKDYTEENHDWRSTLNGSSSLSI, encoded by the exons atgagtaGTAGTAGCATTGGGAGGGTGAGATTGGCAACATTATCAGAAGAACCCATTGATGAAGATGGAGAGTACAAGCATCATAGCATATGGtacacatcatcaaagaaagcaCAAACATGGCTCAAAACCTATTTCTCTTTGCCCCATAAACACAAACCCAACAATTATCTCAATGTTCTTTTAAGTGTCTTGGGCTGCCCTTTGTTTCCAGTCTCCCAACTACCCCCACAATCCTCTTTTTCTCAG GTTTCATCGTCGTCACAATACATAATACAACACTTCATAGCAGCCACGGGTTGCCGGAAACTAGAAGGAACAGTAAGAAACATGTATGTCACAGGAAAAGTTACAATGGCCATGGTGGATGAACTCAGCTCAAACGGGTCAACGACCATTAGTAATATCCGAGTGTCACAAAAGGGTTGTTTTGTTATGTGGCAAATGGTACCAAACAAATGGTTAATTGAACTCGTTGTTGGCGGCCACAAGGTGGTTGCTGGCAGTGATGGTAACGTTGCTTGGCGGCATACACCGTGGCTTGGGTCTCATGCTGCCAAAGGAGGTGTTCGCCCTCTCCGTCGCGCTCTACAG GGCTTAGATCCTATGGCAGTGGCAAGTGTGTTTTCTGAAGCACAATACATGGGAGAAAAACGAATCGGGGATGTCGATTGCTTCGTGTTAAAGTTATCAGCAGATGATGCTGATCTGGCGGACCGAAGCGACAGTACTGCAGAGATGATTAAGCATGTAATGTTTGGTTATTTTAGCCAAAAAAACGGGTTATTGGTGAACTTAGAGGACTCTTATTTAACCAGGGTTCAAGTACCGGGTTCGTTCCCTATGTACTGGGAAACATATATGGCTACAAAGATTGAGGACTACCGAATTGTTGAGGGTGTGATGATAGCACATTCGGGCCAATCAGACGTGATAATCACAAGATTCGGAGATAACTTGAGGGCGGGGCCCGTTATTACAAGGATGGAAGAGAAGTGGACCATTGATGATCTGGCATTCAATGTACCGGGCCTATCGATGGATTGTTTTATTCCCCCGGAAGAACTACATAAGGATTATACAGAAGAAAATCATGATTGGAGATCAACTTTGAACGGATCATCTTCTTTATCGATATGA